The following nucleotide sequence is from Caldivirga sp..
CACGAGCGACTCATGGTAATGAGCCTAGTTGAGTATAGTGGAGTGTTTTATAGGCCACTTCACCCAAGGCCAACAATACTCCTAATCACCCTATGCCCAGGCGGTAGGGTTAATGCAATGCCGGCAAGCTGGAACATGCCTATTAGTGAAGAACCACCAACAATAGGCATCTCAGTGTATAAGGAGGCATACACTTACCAATGCCTAAAACACCACCCGGAAGCCACGGTTAACGTGCCGTCCCAAGAGCACGCTGACCTAGTGTATGCACTGGGTTCAGTGTCTGGGAGGAGCGTGGATAAGGTAGCTAAGTATGGCTTAAGGCTAATACCAAGCGACACCATTAAGACACCAACCTGGGCCGATGCATTAG
It contains:
- a CDS encoding flavin reductase family protein gives rise to the protein MSLVEYSGVFYRPLHPRPTILLITLCPGGRVNAMPASWNMPISEEPPTIGISVYKEAYTYQCLKHHPEATVNVPSQEHADLVYALGSVSGRSVDKVAKYGLRLIPSDTIKTPTWADALAVYETVVDKEIEVGEVGLFVLRVLKVKVKEGLVDKWGINLGKTNILLHGSGRVFYLVDSRRMLAKQS